ACATGAGCGGACAGGCTCGGAGAGTAGTCGAGATGAGAATGCCGAAGATGACAAAGACTCAGAGCACCAGAGCGACATTtctgacgatgatgataaaGACTCTGGTGAAAAGGGAAATAAGAACTATCCCATCATTGTGAACCCGccagaaaaaggcaaaacgTCTCCAACTAGTTCCACCATGCCGAAGTCCATCTTGAAGAACAAAAACACGAATCACGTGCGGTTTGACCCTGAACCTTATGAGGTGAATCCCCgagcagaaaaggaaagtCGTGAGCATCGAGactccagctcttcaaagAAGTCTCGAGATCGCGATGAAAGAGACAGGGATGACCATTCCAAGCGCCGAGAAGACAGAGACAGGAGACGGCGAGACAGCGACCCATCATATGGCGACAAACATCGCAGGGATAGAGATCGAGACCGAGATCGACGAGACCGAGACAGAGACCGAGACCGAGACCGAGATGACAACTACCGGCTACACACTAGTGACCGTGATCGCCGCGATGACCGCAGGCGAGACAAGACAGCCAATAAGACGCCTTGGGCCGAAGCACTTGGTGCGGTGGGCAttggcggcgctgctgccagctTGCTGGGGGTTTTGGCTGAAGCCGCCATAGGAAATTAATGAGGCGATGTGCCATCAAGACGCTTCTACCATCTGATGCCATGATTTGAGATGTTTTCCCGCCTCAGATTTTCAAAGATTTCGCTCTTTCTTCAATTCGTTTTGAAACAATCCTTTTAAAACAATCCTTtgcattcttcttttgtatAAACACTCAGGTGCTAGTTGGCTGTTACAACAAACAActggaccttttttttttttctattggGCTTTTGATAAACTATTTTGATAACACGACTTCATGACAGGATATATATTTTCAGCTGTGGCAGTAGCTATTTTGAAGGAGGAAAGACGACTGGTAGATACCCTAGGCTAGGTTCATCCTTTGTACATATTGACTATTAAGGCATGGATAGATGGATCGAATGAATCACGAAATTATGACTACTATACTGCAATTCTTAGCTTTTACTTGTTTTTAACGTGAAGAATCCTCTCGTGATGTGTTTGTGGTGATTCAAGTAAATTTTGCCTTATGCGTATGAATGTCTTTCTTTAAATCTTCGTAGATGTATTGTTCTATGGACAGATGACATCCATCTATACCCCTATTTAtacagatatatatatactctacaATACAATGTATCGAACAAATCTACAACATCAGCTCCTCTTCTAGCGTATCCCACCACTCCTGCGCTCTCGCCTCCTTTGCCCATTCTCTTGGCGGCCGTAGCATCACATCCGATCTCCTTCTCGGCACTCTCTTCCACTCCAGCACTTTCATATCCTTCACCCTCGGCCAGGGAAACTCCGGGTCGTCGGCGCCTTCAAAGTCCCGCGCGTAGATGCCCGATTTCTTCTGCGGCAAAGTCTGTCGCCAAGTGCCGTTATCCCAGTCAAAGCGCTTGGTGACGTCGGTGTCGGGCCGCTGCAGCACGACGTGGCCCTGGGCAGTGCGGTATCGCACCTGCGGGTGGAAGAAGTCTGGGAACTCGAGGAGCAGGTCCGGGATGCGCGTGTGCGCGAAGGAGCCCCCGCGCGCGGATTTGGTGGCGGAGGCGGACTTGAGGAGGCGGCTGAACCAGGAGGCGATGAGGTGGTGGGTGTGGTCTTTGAGGAGCTGggcgtggcggcggcgggaggTGGCGCGGGAGGTGAGCGATGAGGCACGGGCCTTGGAGAGGGTTGCGAGAGCGTCGAGCTGGAGGATCTCGTCGGTGAGGGCGTTGTGGTAGTTTGTCAGGAGGGAGGAGTAGTGGGGGATTGCGTGGGCGCGGATGGTGGCGATGGCTTGGCCAAAGGAGCGCTGGTTGATGAGGGTTTTGACGTAGATGTCGAGGTCGGCAAAGGTTGGCGTGATGTTGTACGGCTCCGATGTCATGGCGTGCCAGATGTGACGGACGTCGGCGGCGGAGCTGGAGGTGGACAGTTGGCCGGTTTGCATGTCGCGGATGGGTTTGAAGGGCTTGGAGGCGGAGATGTAGGTCCAGTTGAGGAGGCTGGACCATGTTTTGTGGGGGATGGGGATGTTGTAGCGGCGGGAGACGAAGTCGAGCAGCTTCGTGCCGAGGACGATGTGGGACATGGACCCAAAGGCCTCGACGATGGCTTGGAGGAGGCGAGGCGTGGGTGTCAGGGGGGAGTTTGGCGGAAAGTCACGGCCACCGGAGATTTCAATGTCTGCAGGCTGGCCGGAGGCGTCCTTTTGggtgacgacgacgccgTAGTAGTTCTCCAGGATCATCTTTTTGATGGAGTTCAGGGAGCCGGACCTGGCAAAGGCAACCATGGAAGTgcacagcagctcctcgtccATCTCATGTCCGTAGTAGAGGCCTCGTATCCAGTGGCTCTTGAAGCTCTTGTAGCCCATACGCCGACGCATGAGGCGCCGCATGTCTTCGTCGAGCTCGTCGATCCTTCGATTCCAGGGTTCCCTTTTCAGGGCATTGACACTGAATCTGATTTTGTCCTGGTGCTTGAGTACTGACATGGGCATTGGGTTGCGGTTGCTGTACAGGTCGCGAGCAAGAAAGGCGACTCTGGAGCGGTCGAACTGGTAGTACTCCGGCTCCGTCATGAAACGGGCTTTGATGAAATCCGCCCATGATTTAGACGTGCGAGAGTCTTGCAATCCCTGAGCTGCCATGGCGTTCCAAAATACTTTGGCCTGCTGGAAGTCCACTGCTGCTCCAGCGCATCTCATGGCCACTTCGTAGTCGGCCGTTGTTAAGCTGTGAGGTGACGGTGCTTCACTACGGATGGTAATGAGTGTCCGAACGCCTTGAAGAATGCCATGGTGGACTTTGCGAACACCAAATTGGTTCAACAGCTTGCCAGGGAAGGTGAATTGAGCATGTCCCTGAGTGAGATTTAGTCCGTGGGCAATATCGACCTCTGTCGAGAGAAGAGGGTCAATGCTGCGCAGAATCTCAGAAAGGGTAGGCCCGGGGAGCTCTCTGGCTTCTCGAACTGCTGCCTCGTGACCTGGAGAATTCTCATCGCTCAATATATCAGTCCAGG
The Trichoderma asperellum chromosome 7, complete sequence DNA segment above includes these coding regions:
- a CDS encoding uncharacterized protein (EggNog:ENOG41), encoding MTLRRLVWPRGRLDGLAMLKKQHHEPIPFRHGRPTSGRRYLASHKAVSHSQRHLFPDLMPPTVCPELGNLLESIQKLDTSQISWEFTAWTDILSDENSPGHEAAVREARELPGPTLSEILRSIDPLLSTEVDIAHGLNLTQGHAQFTFPGKLLNQFGVRKVHHGILQGVRTLITIRSEAPSPHSLTTADYEVAMRCAGAAVDFQQAKVFWNAMAAQGLQDSRTSKSWADFIKARFMTEPEYYQFDRSRVAFLARDLYSNRNPMPMSVLKHQDKIRFSVNALKREPWNRRIDELDEDMRRLMRRRMGYKSFKSHWIRGLYYGHEMDEELLCTSMVAFARSGSLNSIKKMILENYYGVVVTQKDASGQPADIEISGGRDFPPNSPLTPTPRLLQAIVEAFGSMSHIVLGTKLLDFVSRRYNIPIPHKTWSSLLNWTYISASKPFKPIRDMQTGQLSTSSSAADVRHIWHAMTSEPYNITPTFADLDIYVKTLINQRSFGQAIATIRAHAIPHYSSLLTNYHNALTDEILQLDALATLSKARASSLTSRATSRRRHAQLLKDHTHHLIASWFSRLLKSASATKSARGGSFAHTRIPDLLLEFPDFFHPQVRYRTAQGHVVLQRPDTDVTKRFDWDNGTWRQTLPQKKSGIYARDFEGADDPEFPWPRVKDMKVLEWKRVPRRRSDVMLRPPREWAKEARAQEWWDTLEEELML